Genomic window (Microbacterium oxydans):
CCGACATCGACCTGCGTCGTACGCTGCTGTTCGGGCTCGCGGCGATGGCGCTGGTGTTCGCGTCGCTCGCGCTGCTGTCCTTCTGGATCGTGAGCCTCGGCTTCCTCGTGGTCGTGGTCGGCTTCGTCTCCTCGGTGCTGAGTCCGACGATCCAGACGCGTCTCATGGACGTCGCCGGCGACAACCAGTCGATCGCCGCGGCGATGAACCACTCCGCCCTCAACATCGGGAACAGCCTCGGTGCCTTCCTCGGTGGCATCGTGATCGCCGTCGGCTGGGGCTTCACGGCGCCCGCGTGGACCGGGGCGGTCCTGGCCATCGCCGGCCTGCTCATCGCGCTGCTGTCCTATCGGGTCGAGGCGCGCCGTCCCGCAGCGGTGGGGCACACCGCGTCGTAGAGTGACGGGGTGAGCGCCTCAGAGCCGTCCCTCCCCGTCGCCGGCACCGCCGTGCTGCTGCGCCCCGCCCCGGCGGGCTTCGAGGTGCTGCTGATGCGTCGGCCCGATCGCGGGTCGTTCGCCGACGCCTGGGTCTTCCCGGGCGGCAAGGTCGAGCCGAGCGACCGCCGTGCGGGCGACGACGAGGTCGAGGACGCGCGCCGCGCGGCGATCCGGGAGACCTTCGAGGAGGTCGGACTCGTGGTCGATGATCCGGTGGTGCTGTCGGAGTGGCGGCCGCCGAGCGAAGCCCCCACCCGGATCCGCACCTGGTTCTTCCTGGCGGAGGCGCCGGACGGGGAGCCCGTGCCGTCCGCCGACGAGGTGGCGGAGCTGACCTGGACGACTCCCGCCGAAGCCCTGGCGCGTCACGGCGCGGGGGAGTGGACGCTGTATCCGCCCACGTGGATCACGCTGCATCAGCTCTCCGCCTTCACCGACGCGGCGTCCGCGCTGTCGTCCGGCGGGTCGGCGCAGCTGTTCCAGACGAGGGTGCTCGAGACGGAAGCCGGTCGCGCGTTCGCCTGGGAGCAGGGGCGCCTCGAAGCGGGTGCACTGCCCTGGCGGTTCGTCGCCGACTGAGCGGCGCGTCTCCGTCCGGCGGGGCTTCGTGCGGTGCGGCTCAGCTCTCGAGCAGTCGACGGAGGTTCGAGCCGACGGCATCCGTCTCGATGAGGAAGCCGTCGTGTCCGAAGTCGCTGGTGAGGACCACGGCCTCGTCGTCGATCACGTGAGGGATGCTGCGGGCGATGCGCTGCTGCCCGTCGACGGGGAACAGGCGGTCGCTGTCGATGCCGAGCACGAGCGTGGTGGCGGTGACGGCGTGCAGGGCCTCCTCGACACCGCCGCGTCCGCGACCGACGTCGTGCGAGTTCATGGCCTCTACGAGCGTGATGTAGCTGTTCGCGTCGAATCGTCGGGTGAACTTGTTGCCGTGGAAGTCGAGGTACGACTCCACCGCGAAACGTCCGCCATGACCGAGCGGCGACACATCCGACTGCCAGGACCGTTGGAAGCGCTGGTTGAGCTCGATCGGGCTGCGGTAGTTCAGCAGCGCCATGCGGCGCGCGAGCGCGAGCCCGCGATGGGGGCCGTCGCCGTCGCCGAGGTCGTAGTACTCGCCGCCCTGGAAACGCGGATCCATCCGGATCGTCTCCAGCTGCACCGTGTTGAGGGCGATCTGGTCGGCCGTCGTGACCGGGGGCGACGAGAGGACGGCCAGCCGCTGCACGCGTTCGGGCTGCATCACCGCCCACTCCAGGGCGTGCATTCCGCCCATGGAACCGCCGATGACCGCTGCCCAGCTGTCGATGCCGAGGGCGTCGGCGAGGCGCACCTGCGCAGTGACCTGGTCGCGGATGGTCAGGTACGGGAAGCGCGAGGCCCATTCGTAGCCGTCGGGGGCGACGCTCGCCGGCCCCGTGGACCCCTGGCAACCGCCGAGCATGTTCGGGGCGATCACGAACCAGCGGTCGGTGTCGAGCGGGGCGCCGGGACCGGTGATGTCCTCCCACCACCCCACGGTCGGGTGGCCGGATCCGGCGGCGCCGCGCACGTGGCTGTCGCCGGTGAGGGCGTGCAGCACCAGGACGGCGTTGTCGCGGGCGGCGTTCAGCTCGCCCCACGACTCGTAGGCGATCCGGATGCCGGGCAGCTCGGCGCCGCTCTCGGTCGCGAACGCGCCGAACGCGGCGAAGCGCCGGCCGCCGACGGGGTCGCCGTCGCGCCAGGCACCCGTCGCGGGTGGGCGGGCACGGAGCAGCCGGACGTCGGCCTCCGTCACGGGCGCCGACGGCACCGTGTCCTCGGAGGTCGTCTGCCAGTCCATGTCTCCATTCTCGCCTGGCGGAGGAGCCTGCGGCGGCAGGTTACGACCCGGTGTCGGCCTCTCGGGCGCGTCGCGGTGCGTCTCTCAGCGCACCCGCGTCACCGTGGCGAGGTGATCGCTGTGCCCGGCGCGCATCGTGCTCGAGGTGATCACGTCGAGTCCGCGGACGAAGACCTGATCGATCCGGACCAGGGGGAACGCCACCGGCCACGTGAATCCCAGGGATCCGTCGGTCGGTCGGACCCAGTCGGCCTCCGCGCGCAGTGCCGCCAGTGCCGGGTCGGTCGATGGCGCGTTGAAGTCGCCGACGACGATGAGCGCGTCGGCGGGGTCGGCCGCGACCTGCTCGGCGATGCCGCCCAGCATCGTGTCGCGATCCTGCTGATGGCCGGGGCGGACGGACGCGGCATGCAGCACGTAGACGGCGACGGGTGCCGTGGGCGTCTGCACCTCGACGCGGAGGGCGCGCTTCCAGCTGAGGCCGAGCGTGAGCGGCTCGGCGTCGGTGAGCGGATAGCGGCTCCACACGGCGACGGTGCCGACCGTGAACGAGTGCGGGTACTCCTCGGCGAGCACCTCGCTCGCGGCGGCGAGGCTGTCGCCGTCGAGCTCGGTCAGCGCGATCACGTCGGCGCCGCTCTCGGCGAGCGCGGTCGCGGATGCGGCAGCGCCACCGGAGCGCGCGCGGACGTTCTGACTCACGACCGTGAGGGGGGAGGCCGAGGCGGACGCCGAGCCGGCAGGAGCGGGGAATGTGGGAAGCGCCGGCGACATCGCGAGGAACCAGAGCAGGGCGGGAACCAGGATGAGCACGATCACCCGACGGGCGAGGAACAGCGCCGTGACCATCATCGCGAGGAGGAGCAGGCCGAGCCAGGGGAGGGCGGCGGCGACCGCCGTGCCGACGACGCCGGGCACCCATCCGCAGATGACCACGACCAGCATCACGACGGCGGCGACCGCGAGTCGTCTGGCATGACGCGTCGTGGTTCGCCGGAGCCGCGGCGGTCGTTGTTCGACGTCGATCATGCACTCCTCACGGCGGGAGTTCCATTGTGGAGGGAACAGCCTGTGGGTCGGCCGGATGAGGGAGCCCCCGGCGGACACGAGGATGCCCCGGACCTTTCGGTCCGGGGCATCCTCGTGGTGGTCAGGCGCGTCAGGCGCGTGCGGCCTCCGAGACGGCGCGAGCGGCGGCGAGAGCCTGGTCGAGATCGGCCTTGAGGTCCTCGATGTTCTCGATGCCGACCGAGAGGCGCACGAGGCCCGGGGTGACACCGGCCGTGAGCTGCTGCTCGGGAGTGAGCTGCGCGTGCGTGGTCGACGCCGGGTGGATGACGAGCGAGCGCACGTCGCCGATGTTGGCGAGGTGGCTGAACAGCGACAGGCTGTTGACGAACTCGCGGCCGGCCTCCACGCCGCCCTTGAGCTCGAACGACAGCACCGCGCCGACGCCCCGGGGAGCGTACTCGTTGGCCTTGGCGTACCAGGGCGAGGAGGGCAGACCCGAGTAGTTCACCGTCGCGACGTCGTCGCGGCCGTCGAGCCACTCGGCGATCTCCTGGGCGTTCTGCACGTGGCGCTCGATGCGCAGCGACAGCGTCTCGATGCCCTGGATGAGGTTCCACGCGCTCTGCGGGGCGATCGCCGAGCCGAGGTCGCGGAGCAGCTGCACGCGGGCCTTGATGATGTACGCAAGCGGGTCGCCGACGGCGGCGGTGTAGCTCGCGCCGTGGTACGAGGGGTCCGGAACCGTGAGGCCCGGGAAGGTGTCGACGTTCTTCGACCACTCGAAGGTGCCGCCGTCGATGATCGCGCCGCCGATGGTGGTGCCGTGGCCGCCGAGGAACTTGGTGACCGAGTGCACGACGATGTCGGCGCCGAACTCGAACGGGCGGATCAGGTACGGGGTGGCGATCGTGTTGTCGACGATGAGCGGCACGCCGTTCTCGTGCGCGATGTCGGAGACCGCGCGGATGTCGAGGATGTTGATCTGCGGGTTGCCGATGGTCTCCGCGAAGAACAGCTTCGTGTTCGGGCGGACGGCGCGGCGCCACTCCTCGGGGTCGTCCTGGTTCTCGACGAACGTGACCTCGATGCCGAGCTTCGCGAGCGTGTACTTGAAGAGGTTGTACGTGCCGCCGTAGATCGAGCTCGAGGCGACGAAGTGGTCACCGGCCTGCGCGATGTTCAGGATCGCGAACGTCGAGGCCGCCTGGCCGCTGGCGAGGACGAGGGCACCGGTGCCGCCTTCGAGGGCGGCGAGACGCTGCTCCAGCACATCCTGCGTCGGGTTCTGGATGCGGGTGTAGATGTTGCCGAACTCCGCGAGGGCGAAGAGGTTCGCCGCGTGGTCCGCGCTGTCGAACACGTAGGACGTGGTCTGGTAGATCGGCGTGGCGCGGGCCTTGGTGACCGGGTCGGGGGCAGCGCCCGAGTGGATCTGCTTGGTCTCGAAGCGCCAGGACTCGGGTGCGGACATGTGTTTCCCCCAGGAGTGGTCGGAAGGTCGGGTGGCGGATGCCGTTGCAGCGAGAGTACGGAACATCGTCCCTTGTCAACAACAGTCGGGAAATGTGACGTAACACAGCTCAGCCCCGGAAACACGGGGCTGAGCGGATCTGCGACAGCCCCGTGCGGGACTCTGCATTCCGCGGGGAACATCGTACGGTGGAGGCATGGTGAACAGACGTGCAGTGGTGACAGGTGCGAGTTCCGGCATCGGCGCAGCGACGGTGCGTGCGCTCCGCGCTCGGGGATGGGATGTCGTCGGGGTCGCCCGACGCGAGGATCGGCTGTCGGCGCTCGCCGCGGAGACCGGAGCATCCGCGATCGCATGCGACCTGACGGATGCCGCGGCCGTCGAGGCGCTCATCGGCGAACTCGCGGCGTCGGGGCCGGTGCACGCGCTGGTGCAGGTGGCGGGCGGCGCCCGCGGCACCGACCGGATCGAGGACGCCTCCACCGAGGACTGGCAGTGGATGTTCGACGCGAACGTCCTGGCGAGCCAGCGTCTGGTCGCCGGCCTGCTTCCCCTGCTGCGTCGTGCGGCGGAGGTCGACGGCCACGCGGACACGATCTTCGTCACCTCCACGGCGGCGCAGTCGGCGTACGCGGGCGGCGGCGGGTACAACGCGGCGAAGGCGGCCGAGGGGATGCTGGTGAAGGTCCTCCGCCAGGAGCTCAACGGCGAGCCGATCCGCGTCGTCGAGGTCGCTCCGGGCATGGTGCACACGGAGGAGTTCACGCTCAACCGCCTGGGTGGGGACTCCGTCGCCGCCGAGGCCGTCTACGCGGGAGTCGAGGCTCCTCTCGTGGCCGACGACGTGGCCGACGTGATCGCGTACGCGCTGGAGTCGCCGGCCCACGTCAACCTCGACCTGATCACGATGCGTCCCGTCGCACAGTCGGCCCAGCACCTGCTCGCTCGCGGACCGCTGCGTGTGCGCTCGATCGACTGACGATGGCGCAGTCCCTGGCCCAGCTCGCCGCGGACGGCCGGATCGACGCCGGGTGGGCGGAAGCCCTCGCGCCGGTGCAGGACGTGGTCACCGAGCTCGGTGAGCGACTCCGCGCCGAGCAGGAGGCAGGGCACGGCTATCTGCCCGCCGGGGAGAACGTGCTCCGGGCGTTCCAGCGGCCGTTGGCGGATGTGCGGGTGCTCATCACCGGGCAGGATCCGTACCCGACGCCGGGGCACCCCATCGGCCTGTCGTTCGCGGTCGCCCGCGAGGTGCGCCCGCTGCCGCGCAGCCTCTCCAACATCTACAAGGAGCGCGAGAGCGATCTGGGGATCCCGCCCGCTCCGCACGGCGATCTCACCGCGTGGAGCGACCAGGGCGTGCTGCTGCTGAACCGTGTCCTCACGGTGCGTTCCGGTGCCGCCGCCTCGCACCGCGGGTGGGGGTGGGAGAAGGTCACCGAGCTCGCGATCCGCACGCTCGTGGCCCGCGACCAGCCGCTCGTCGCGATCCTGTGGGGAAAGGATGCCGCGAACCTGCAGCCGCTGCTCGGCGAGACGCCGATCATCGCCTCGGCCCATCCGTCTCCGCTCTCGGCCCGTCGCGGGTTCTTCGGCTCCTGCCCGTTCTCCCGCGCGAACGCGCTGCTCGCGGAGCAGGGCGCCGATCCGGTCGACTGGAGAGTGGAAGGCGAGCCCGCTCCGTCTCTAAGCTGAGCGCATGCAGTTCGAGCCGGGGGACCGTCGCCGCGTCCTGCCGCGCCACCTGCGGCCCGCATCGGCGCCCGAGGTGTTCTCGTACACGATCCGCGCAGCGCGGCCGGCGGATCTCCCGCACATCCGCGAGATCTACAACCACTTCGTGAGCAACTCCGCCGTCACGCTCGACGAACGGCGCAGCAGCATCCCGTACTGGCGGGACAAGTACGCGCTGCTCACGCGGCTGGGGCTGCCGTTCCTCGTCGCGGTGTCGCCCGCCGGGGTGGTCATCGGGTACGCGCTCGCTCAGCCCTGGGCGGGGAAGAACG
Coding sequences:
- the metX gene encoding homoserine O-acetyltransferase MetX, whose product is MDWQTTSEDTVPSAPVTEADVRLLRARPPATGAWRDGDPVGGRRFAAFGAFATESGAELPGIRIAYESWGELNAARDNAVLVLHALTGDSHVRGAAGSGHPTVGWWEDITGPGAPLDTDRWFVIAPNMLGGCQGSTGPASVAPDGYEWASRFPYLTIRDQVTAQVRLADALGIDSWAAVIGGSMGGMHALEWAVMQPERVQRLAVLSSPPVTTADQIALNTVQLETIRMDPRFQGGEYYDLGDGDGPHRGLALARRMALLNYRSPIELNQRFQRSWQSDVSPLGHGGRFAVESYLDFHGNKFTRRFDANSYITLVEAMNSHDVGRGRGGVEEALHAVTATTLVLGIDSDRLFPVDGQQRIARSIPHVIDDEAVVLTSDFGHDGFLIETDAVGSNLRRLLES
- a CDS encoding bifunctional o-acetylhomoserine/o-acetylserine sulfhydrylase is translated as MSAPESWRFETKQIHSGAAPDPVTKARATPIYQTTSYVFDSADHAANLFALAEFGNIYTRIQNPTQDVLEQRLAALEGGTGALVLASGQAASTFAILNIAQAGDHFVASSSIYGGTYNLFKYTLAKLGIEVTFVENQDDPEEWRRAVRPNTKLFFAETIGNPQINILDIRAVSDIAHENGVPLIVDNTIATPYLIRPFEFGADIVVHSVTKFLGGHGTTIGGAIIDGGTFEWSKNVDTFPGLTVPDPSYHGASYTAAVGDPLAYIIKARVQLLRDLGSAIAPQSAWNLIQGIETLSLRIERHVQNAQEIAEWLDGRDDVATVNYSGLPSSPWYAKANEYAPRGVGAVLSFELKGGVEAGREFVNSLSLFSHLANIGDVRSLVIHPASTTHAQLTPEQQLTAGVTPGLVRLSVGIENIEDLKADLDQALAAARAVSEAARA
- a CDS encoding uracil-DNA glycosylase produces the protein MAQSLAQLAADGRIDAGWAEALAPVQDVVTELGERLRAEQEAGHGYLPAGENVLRAFQRPLADVRVLITGQDPYPTPGHPIGLSFAVAREVRPLPRSLSNIYKERESDLGIPPAPHGDLTAWSDQGVLLLNRVLTVRSGAAASHRGWGWEKVTELAIRTLVARDQPLVAILWGKDAANLQPLLGETPIIASAHPSPLSARRGFFGSCPFSRANALLAEQGADPVDWRVEGEPAPSLS
- a CDS encoding endonuclease/exonuclease/phosphatase family protein → MIDVEQRPPRLRRTTTRHARRLAVAAVVMLVVVICGWVPGVVGTAVAAALPWLGLLLLAMMVTALFLARRVIVLILVPALLWFLAMSPALPTFPAPAGSASASASPLTVVSQNVRARSGGAAASATALAESGADVIALTELDGDSLAAASEVLAEEYPHSFTVGTVAVWSRYPLTDAEPLTLGLSWKRALRVEVQTPTAPVAVYVLHAASVRPGHQQDRDTMLGGIAEQVAADPADALIVVGDFNAPSTDPALAALRAEADWVRPTDGSLGFTWPVAFPLVRIDQVFVRGLDVITSSTMRAGHSDHLATVTRVR
- a CDS encoding SDR family oxidoreductase, with the translated sequence MVNRRAVVTGASSGIGAATVRALRARGWDVVGVARREDRLSALAAETGASAIACDLTDAAAVEALIGELAASGPVHALVQVAGGARGTDRIEDASTEDWQWMFDANVLASQRLVAGLLPLLRRAAEVDGHADTIFVTSTAAQSAYAGGGGYNAAKAAEGMLVKVLRQELNGEPIRVVEVAPGMVHTEEFTLNRLGGDSVAAEAVYAGVEAPLVADDVADVIAYALESPAHVNLDLITMRPVAQSAQHLLARGPLRVRSID
- a CDS encoding NUDIX hydrolase → MSASEPSLPVAGTAVLLRPAPAGFEVLLMRRPDRGSFADAWVFPGGKVEPSDRRAGDDEVEDARRAAIRETFEEVGLVVDDPVVLSEWRPPSEAPTRIRTWFFLAEAPDGEPVPSADEVAELTWTTPAEALARHGAGEWTLYPPTWITLHQLSAFTDAASALSSGGSAQLFQTRVLETEAGRAFAWEQGRLEAGALPWRFVAD